A genomic region of Candidatus Palauibacter polyketidifaciens contains the following coding sequences:
- a CDS encoding FAD binding domain-containing protein has protein sequence MLRLHPYEYHMPRALDEALSLLATHGDDAMPIAGGTDLVPNMKHGLFTPGHLVALSRVREMRGIASTADEIRIGAAETLTSVATHPEILAQVPSLARAAELVSGPQLRRVGTIGGNVCLDTRCAYYNQTKFWRKALGYCLKKDGALCHVVKGGTRCVAAHSADTPPVLAVLDAVLEVADGDGTRDVPIRQFFTSDGIWNRSIGRSELVVAIRVPRPPAGTQIAFQKLRPRAAIDFPLANLAVRVGRDDDGRVSDFRLVVSAMGAYPRHVGKVEDAAVGNRLGASVIEAVAEQAFRQCHPLSNITVDPEWRRAMIPVLVRRALNEIAAA, from the coding sequence ATGCTCAGGCTTCATCCGTACGAATACCACATGCCGCGCGCGCTCGACGAGGCGCTGTCGCTGCTCGCCACCCATGGCGACGATGCGATGCCCATCGCCGGCGGGACCGACCTTGTCCCCAACATGAAGCACGGGCTGTTCACGCCCGGCCACCTCGTCGCCCTCAGCCGCGTGCGGGAGATGCGCGGGATCGCCTCCACCGCGGACGAGATCCGCATCGGGGCGGCGGAGACGCTGACGTCGGTCGCGACCCACCCGGAGATCCTCGCGCAGGTCCCCAGCCTGGCCCGAGCCGCCGAACTCGTGTCGGGTCCGCAGTTGCGGCGCGTCGGCACGATCGGCGGCAACGTCTGTCTCGACACGCGGTGCGCGTACTACAACCAGACGAAGTTCTGGCGGAAGGCGCTCGGCTACTGCCTGAAGAAGGACGGCGCCCTCTGCCACGTCGTGAAGGGCGGGACCCGCTGCGTCGCGGCGCACTCGGCGGATACGCCCCCCGTGCTCGCGGTGCTCGATGCGGTCCTCGAGGTCGCTGACGGGGACGGGACGCGCGACGTGCCGATACGGCAGTTCTTCACTTCCGACGGAATCTGGAACCGGTCCATCGGGAGGAGCGAACTCGTCGTCGCGATCCGTGTTCCGCGGCCGCCCGCAGGCACGCAGATCGCGTTTCAGAAACTCCGGCCCCGCGCGGCCATCGATTTCCCGCTGGCCAACCTGGCGGTGCGCGTCGGGCGCGACGACGATGGTCGTGTGTCCGATTTCCGCCTCGTCGTCTCAGCGATGGGCGCCTATCCCCGCCACGTCGGGAAGGTCGAGGATGCCGCCGTGGGGAACCGCCTCGGCGCGAGCGTGATCGAGGCCGTGGCCGAGCAGGCGTTCCGCCAGTGTCACCCGCTCTCCAACATTACCGTCGACCCGGAATGGCGCCGCGCCATGATCCCGGTGCTCGTCCGCCGCGCCCTCAACGAGATCGCCGCCGCCTGA